From the genome of Hydrogenobacter sp.:
AATTACGCAGTATGTGGATAATACTCGTTTATGATGTTTCTTTCTCGGATAAGAGTGGACAAAAAAGATTAAATAAGGTCAGGAAGATAGCCAGAAAATATGTACATCACATTCAGAAATCCGTTTTTGAGGGAGAGATAACTTTATCAAACCTTGAAAGGTTAAAGCACGAAATAATGCAGGTAGTGGATAAGGAGAGGGATTCTGTAATCCTCTACATATTTGAAGACCTTGTGAAACACAGAAGGCAGATTCTTACAAGCATACACGATCCCACGGATCCGCTACTTTAACACAGAAAAAGATGATGCTCTATAATTAGTTTATGTTAAAGATCGGTATAACCATAGGAGATCCCGCTGGTGTTGGTCCTGAGCTGATAATAAAGCTTTTGGATCACGTAGATCCAAAGAAGGCATACATCATATATGGTGAAAGAAAGATCTTAGAAAGCGCAAAGAAACTTTTAGAAAAGGACATCAACATGAAGGAAATACACACCACGGATGAGGTAAAGGTGCCGGGGATTTACATAGCCGATTTGGACATATCTGAAACGGATAGACCTATGCCGTCACTAACTTCAGGTAAAGTTGCTATTGCGTACCTTGGGCGCGCTGTTGTTGACGCAGTTATCGGTAACATACACGGACTTTTAACTATGCCTATAAATAAATTCTGGGCTAAGCTTGCAGGCTTTTCTTACGAGGGACAAACTGAGTTTTTGGCTCAGGCTTCTAACGTGAGGGAGTATGCCATGCTTATGTATTCGGAAAAAATAAAGGTGGTGCTTCTTTCAACGCACCTTCCTCTGAAGGTAGCTATAGAAAAAGTCAGTAGAGAGAGTGTAAAGGGTAAGGTAGAGCTTGCCCATAGGGAGTTCAAAAGACTTTTCGGGTATGAACCATCGATCGGGGTTGTTGGACTAAATCCCCATGCTGGTGAGATGGGACAGATAGGAAGAGAAGATGTAGAAGAGATCCTCCCAGCGATAGAGGAGCTAAAAGGTAAAGGCATAAAGGTTGAAGGACCTCTTTCGCCAGACAGCGCTTTTTTAAAAACTGACGCCTTTGATGTTTTTCTGTGTATGTATCACGATCAAGGTCTAATACCCTTTAAACTGCTTGCTTTCAGAGATGGTGTGAATCTGACCTTGGGTATACCTTTTGTGAGAACGTCTCCTGATCACGGAACAGCTTACGATATAGCATGGAAAGGTATAGTGGATATGTCATCCGCTCTTCACGCTCTTAGACTGTGTGAAAAACTTGTTGAAAGAATCACCTCTTTTCCAGCTTTTTAATCTCCGATTGTACTTGTTTCATCCCGTCTTTATCACCAAGCGAAACGTATATTTCGTAAGCTCTCTTGAAAAAGATTCTTGCAGATTCAATATCTCCCTTATCTTTGTATAACAGACCAAGTCTGGCGTAGGCATAAGCTTGAAGTTTTTTATCTCCCTCTCTTTTTGCTAATTCCAATCCTTTTATG
Proteins encoded in this window:
- the cas2 gene encoding CRISPR-associated endonuclease Cas2 — translated: MWIILVYDVSFSDKSGQKRLNKVRKIARKYVHHIQKSVFEGEITLSNLERLKHEIMQVVDKERDSVILYIFEDLVKHRRQILTSIHDPTDPLL
- the pdxA gene encoding 4-hydroxythreonine-4-phosphate dehydrogenase PdxA, giving the protein MLKIGITIGDPAGVGPELIIKLLDHVDPKKAYIIYGERKILESAKKLLEKDINMKEIHTTDEVKVPGIYIADLDISETDRPMPSLTSGKVAIAYLGRAVVDAVIGNIHGLLTMPINKFWAKLAGFSYEGQTEFLAQASNVREYAMLMYSEKIKVVLLSTHLPLKVAIEKVSRESVKGKVELAHREFKRLFGYEPSIGVVGLNPHAGEMGQIGREDVEEILPAIEELKGKGIKVEGPLSPDSAFLKTDAFDVFLCMYHDQGLIPFKLLAFRDGVNLTLGIPFVRTSPDHGTAYDIAWKGIVDMSSALHALRLCEKLVERITSFPAF